The Filimonas lacunae genomic sequence TGCAAGAAACGAGGTTATGACTTAATGCGTTTCTGTATACCGCTTAAAGCTATTCAATATCGCCTGCCAGCCATTCCTTTGCATTTCTAAAGGGTTCTCCGTTTCCGGATCAAATGTTACATCTACCTCGGTAGCGTTACCTTTCTGCTGAAACACAACCGTTACCTGCCTGCCATTGGGCATGGCATAAGTAAAACTTTCTCCTTCTGCCACTGCATTGTAAGTAGCTTCCAGATCAAAGCCAAAGCTGCCATCTTTGGCTTCCATCCGGGCTACATATTTTCCACCCACACGCATATCGTTAGAAGCGGAAGGGCAATGCCACGAAGGATCTGCAAAATTCCATTGCGTAATATGCTCAGGATTATTATAATAATCCCATACCTTTTTGCTATCTGCATGCACTATGGCGCTCACCGTTATGGTATTGCTCATGATTATTGCTTTATAGTTAATAATAACTCATCCAGTTTTTCCAGGGTAGCTATCATTCCTTGCTCCATACCCATGTTTATCACTGTTTCCAGGTCGGATAACGATTTATAGGTAACTACTGTTTCTACCAAAGTATTTTCACCCTTGTCAGTAAATGTTACCACCCACTCAGCACGTGGCAAATCTGTATTAATGTCACCGGCTTCATTGGTAAACGCATCCAAAGAGGTATAATAATCAATAGGCCTGATAGTCAGGTAATCGGTCCAGCCCCAATACTCTGTACCATTAGGCTCCACCATGGCATAATGCCAGTGACCACCTTCGCTAAAATTGAACGACTTTGTTTTGGTGGTGAACGGCTTGGGAGCAAACCATTGATTCAGCAGTTCCTGTTGAGTATAACAATCCCACACCAACTGCCTGCCGGCTAAAAACTCACGTCTAACAGTCAAGGTATTCTTTACCTTATCTGCAATAAAGTCGAATTGCAAATTGTGTTTCATTATTTTTTCTTTTTAATAGTGTCTAACAATTGATCCAGTTGCGCAAAGCGGCTTTCCCACATCTGCCTGAATTGCTCCAGCCACTTATCAACCTCTTTCATTTTCTCCAGTTCCAGTTGGTAATAAATTTCTCTTCCCTGGGGCTGCTGCTTTACCAGCTCGCACTCAGCAAGAATGCGCAAATGCTTGGATACCGCTTGTCGTGTGGTATCGAAATGCTCCGCAATAGCATTGGGTGTCATAGCCTGCACTGCTATTAACGCAATAATGGCTCTGCGGGTTGGGTCAGCTATCGCCTGAAAAACATCTCTTCTCATGGAATTGAATTTTCTTAAGAAACTATTCGGTTGCAAACATACGCGCAACTATTTGGTTTCAATAAAAAATTGCTGTTTTTTTTCAAAAACTGCCTGACACCCCACCAACCCCAAAAACACCTTTCCGGCATTTTAACACATTCCCGTGGGGTAAAATAATGCCCTCCCCCTGTCTTGCAGGTAAAATGATCCCGTTATGAACCAATTCGGATGTCTGCTTGTGGCCATGCTTATGGTAGTGAGTGCCACCGCACAAAACCCTCATGAATATTACCCCCAAAGGCCCATTGTTGGCGATACCGTCACATTCCAATACCAGCCGGAGTATACCCTGCTAAAAGGCTTGTCGCCCGTTACCGGCGTTATTTACTTTTACAGGAACGATGAGTGGGAAAAACATGATTTATCCTTACACCTCACCGACACCGGCTACATCAGCCGTATTTACCTGCCCGAAGGCACAGCGTTGATAGTGCCCGTTCTTAGCGCCGGCGGCAAAACAGACAGGGGCGGCAAGTTCACGTATGCTATCCTTTGCAGCACTAAAAATGGCCAGGTGGTAAGCACCTCCTCTGCCGCATGGGGCGCTTTGCGTACCCCTCTTTTAATCAACAAAGGACTGGTGCCTAAAATTGCAGAAGACTCGGCCTATATCAAACCCGAAGTAAGCCGTATGTGGATGAAAAGCGAAATAGAACATCATCCCGAAAGCAGAAGGCGTATTTTCTATTATGCCATGGCTATACTCCAGGAAGTGGATAGCGCACGGTTTGCTACATCTTTACCCGTAGAAGCAAATTACATTTGTAGCTTACCCGATGTTACAGAAAAAGAAATGCGAATGGTAAGTAAAGCCTACCGCGAGCTGGCAGGCGATAATGCTAAAGCAGAAGCGGTAGACCAGCTCATTCTCACACGCTTCCCCAATGGCACAAAAGCCCAACATAAAGAAGCAGCCAATTAAAACATTTATACATTATTTCAAAGCCTGTGCTTATAAAATAGGCACAGGCTTTTTTTATATAACACTTGCAGTTCTCCAGTATTAATTTTCTTATATCTCACCATTAAACACTATAAATAAATATATTGCAAACAACCACTAAACTGCTACCAGGTATGCAACCCAAACACATTTTATATACTGCCTGTTTATTCTTATTTTTATCCTGCTCATCTCATACACCACCCAGCCCCAAACAACCTTACAGAGATTCTGCCTTAAAAGCGTATATAGACCACATTTCACAAACACCGCACTATTCAGAATTAAGCAACTATGATTTTTCTTTTTTAAAAGCCTATTATACCAACGACACACCTTCTCTACAAAAAGCCATGAACAATATTGCATGGCAAAAGGAGCTAACAGGCGACAGTTTCCCTCCTTACTTACCCAAACATCCTGATTGGGAAAAACTACAGGCAGAGGAAGCGTACCAGTTATTTTACTATACATCATTCTGCTATGAGGATTTTTATTTCACCATTTTCAAAAAAGAGTGTTCTATCCACCTGCACGCAGTGATTTACCGGGCCAATTATAGCCACCCTTCTTTTCAAGTGGAAAAAGAAGTCTCACTACAACTCACACAGAAAAACTGGGATAAGTTTACGTCACTAATAAATTATGCTGATTTCTGGGGTATGCAACCTCATAGCGAGCGCGAAATGGTATTGGATGGAGATTATATTAAGATAAAAGGCTTTGACAAAAACGGAGGAAGAAACGGCACCAGCCTTCAACACATGGTAAGCCGTAACCCAGCTTTCAATAAAGCAATATATGAGCCTTGTAAATACCTGGCCAGCCTGGTGCATTACCGGCTGGGTTGTGCTTTGTAAACTGTTCATTTTTCCCTATATTTGAATACACTACACAATAAGTATGAAAAGAAACGGCCACATATCGCCACCAGCGCCTTAGTATTTCTTCCACTCAGTAAAGAAGTATAGTTCCGGTAACTCTGCCGGCCATTTTGCTATGCTTCTCTTTCAACTAAATAATTCATCCTATAGCGTCTTGTTCACGGGAACAGGCAGATACTTTTTATGAAAAAATCATATCTATTACTACACTGCGCGGTGTTACTGGCTGGTTTTACAGGTGTTTTTGGCAAACTGATCTCTTTAAACGAAGGATTACTTACCTGGTACCGTGTTTTCTTTTCTACTATTATACTCTTTCTGGCATTAAAGCTGTTTAAAGTAAGCACCCGTATTACACTGAAAGAGAAGCTACGTATTGCTGCCGTGGGCATGATCATCACCATACACTGGATATTCTTTTACGGCAGCATTAAATACAGCAACATTTCCATCGGGGTGGTTTGTTATTGTCTCACCAGCTTTTTCACTGCGGTGTTCAAGCCGTTGATAGAC encodes the following:
- a CDS encoding SRPBCC family protein encodes the protein MSNTITVSAIVHADSKKVWDYYNNPEHITQWNFADPSWHCPSASNDMRVGGKYVARMEAKDGSFGFDLEATYNAVAEGESFTYAMPNGRQVTVVFQQKGNATEVDVTFDPETENPLEMQRNGWQAILNSFKRYTETH
- a CDS encoding SRPBCC family protein gives rise to the protein MKHNLQFDFIADKVKNTLTVRREFLAGRQLVWDCYTQQELLNQWFAPKPFTTKTKSFNFSEGGHWHYAMVEPNGTEYWGWTDYLTIRPIDYYTSLDAFTNEAGDINTDLPRAEWVVTFTDKGENTLVETVVTYKSLSDLETVINMGMEQGMIATLEKLDELLLTIKQ
- a CDS encoding ArsR/SmtB family transcription factor: MRRDVFQAIADPTRRAIIALIAVQAMTPNAIAEHFDTTRQAVSKHLRILAECELVKQQPQGREIYYQLELEKMKEVDKWLEQFRQMWESRFAQLDQLLDTIKKKK